The window AATTTCTTTCTTAAAGTGTCATACAAAGAAATAACAGcataagaaataaaaacaatgtTCTTTTGGTTTAATAAGCAGGTAAAATAGGTTAATGGAATGAATAAAAATGGCAACAGTTCTAACATTAATCGCCATTTATCAAATTAcagaaaaatacaaataatcactacataacaaaaaaataataaaacttcacaACTTTTGTTATACGTTGTGTTGTTTCTTATATTGCGTATCTCTTTATATGAATTCGGCTTAACAGATGGGCATAACCTTCAATATTCAAAcgttgttttattttataactTTGAAAATGTGTATATAAGCTTCCTACTTACTATTGAAAATTGTTTGTCATTGtctcatttaattttattgtttgagaaATACTGAGcgtatttcgatattttttccatTAAATGGAAACTTTTTTCTCGACTGAGttaggtttttaaaatttttattatcgcATATAGCAAAAAATCGTATTTATAGTTATATCGACAGTTTAAGTTTTAATTTGTGAtattgacttgatttttgagcaatttgaaattattgttaattttaattaaaagaAAGATTTGGTCCTTTGTAATCTCGAAACTAAGGATGGTATATAATATTGTTGAAGGTGAGATAAGATATATTTAATAATGTTATGgataaaatgtatttttttcttattacataataaaattgtaaaatcgATCTTTCGCAATTTTTTTCTAAACCTTTCACTTTACAACCTGAGTACACTTCACAAAAGTCCCAGGCGTAAAAGCACATTTCTTCGCCAACTCAGTCAACATATTTCAAGAGTTATACCTATACATGTATTCCTTTAACTTTTCAAtgccttttctgtagaaagattcgtcatTGCTttaaaataggcttcaacctcgacAATCACTTCCCCTTTAAAGcaaaattttgaacttttaaTTGTTGTTGTTAATGGGGCACAGTTTGAGCTAAACTTATCAGgccattgctttgcttgcaaTTTTTTTCCATCATAAAAGAGGGTTTTATCAAAACACAAAACTCATTTTTGTccattttttaaataacaacGAATGTAGCGTCCCTTAACCTTCAATATATCGATCCAGACTTTACTCTATGTTCcgaaaatttgacaaaaattttttggtagtaacaaaaaaaatgtgGTATGGCATTGGCAGTGCCATCTGTGAACCAAGCCCGTGACTTATCTCCTCAAAAAATGATGTACTTCAATTTCCTCATTACGCTATTCGAAAAATTCGCCCATAATATAGTTTTTTGATTCGAAAcgatataattataattaatttgatatcaGACTAGAGAAGGGAAACTCTTTATTCCTCTATGGAAAAAACATAACCTAATCAGTTTCTGTCAACCTCAAAGATATTGTAAACATTAAGTTTTTCTCCCATATTTTACAAACTAAAACAATATAAAAGAAGTTTTACAATGGAGGCCCTTAAGGCAGAAATAGCCCGAAAACGCAAAATTATAGAAGAATTGACCGTAGTAGAACCTGCCAAGAAATATTTCAGCAAAGGCGATTTTATCGCGAAGGAACGAGaggaatatatcaaaaaattcgGACTCCCGCTGCAAGGAGAGGAGAAAACCTCGGTGGAAAATAAAAGTGATTCAGCAGAAAGTAACGTAGACGATCATCTTCTTCCACGTCAAGAAGTTATCACTAGATTAAGAGACAGAGAAGAACCAATTTTACTTTTTGGAGAAACGGAATTGGATGCATTCAAACGGTTACGTAAAGATGAATTATTGGAACCAGAAGCTAGAGGTTTCCGAAACGACTTCCAGGAAGCTATGGAGAAAGTTGACCAAGATTATTTACAGGATTTGCTCAAAAATGCTAAAGATGAGGACCAGAAAAAACCCTCTGGAAGTAAAGAACAGAAATGTTTGAGCCATGAAGAAATagttgaattatcaaaaaaaatggGCAGAGGAAACAGAGAGCATGATATGAcaacaattgttcatttcatAAATTTAATATTGAAGTTATGGAATGACCAACTACAGAATAGGATGACTGAAGAAAAGATGGGAACAAAAGGGAAACTTCAAAGAGCCACTTATACACAAACTCAAGTATATCTTAAACCTCTTCTGAGGAAATTGAAGTCATTTTCCTTACCTGATGATATTTTGGATAGTTTAACTGAAATTGTTGTACATTTACTGAACAGAAATTATCTGAAAGCAAGTGGTGCCTATCTCCAAATGGCAATTGGCAATGCTCCTTGGCCCATTGGTGTAACTATGGTGGGTATACACGCAAGAACAGGAAGAGAaaagattttttccaaaaacgtGGCTCATGTGATGAACGATGAAACTCAAAGGAAATATATACAAGCATTGAAAAGACTCATGACCAAATGCCAAGAATATTTCCCTACCGATCCATCAAAATGTGTGGAATATGCTGCTTTCGGAGAGACTCAAGCTGAACCATCGACCTCACAATCTTGAATTGCTATTTCATCAATAGATAAGGTTTGTAAATAATTTGTTAATAAAGGTACAAAATATACTATTGTCGTATCATTTGACTGATCATGTTGCTTAATTAAAAGATACGTTTTTTGGTTTTAAACAACAAAAAGTATTTACTCTGCTGTTAAAATAAGTAGAGTATCTGATTGTAaaatgattcaatttattttaatttaaatcCCACAATTTTAAATGTTCACATGTCAAAATATCAGTCTTCGAAATGGTCTTGTTCCTGCACTTCAAACTCGTAATCTCCTAAAATCCTATTGTGAGTTGGATCAAACGGGCTCTTCAAAAATAAGGTGGCAGGGTATCTTCTATTCGATACTTCTATTTCATATTTTCCACTCTTGAGGAATTCATCATCTACTACTTTACCTTTGGGATGTTGAACATATCTGCAAAGGGTTACAATATTGTATTATATAACTTCATAATATTAGATGTTCTTACCCAATACCAATGCTACAGTCTAAGCTGTAACCATAGTTGCCTCTTCTTAAGTACCCAACTATATGATCGTCTCTCCAAATGGTTTCATTGCCATGAACACATACATCATTTTGCAAGGTAAAGAAAGCTCTCCTTTTGTGGCATCCATGTTTCTTCAATTTATCTACATGCTGTTTGCCTAAGTATTGACCATTTTCTCTGCAGATACCTCTAAGGTCTGCCTCTACAGGGTTGTCATCTAATCTTATGTCGTGATTCCATAAGTGATAACCTGAAAGTTAATATCTACATAATTTAACTATTCATATCTAAATAATTTAACTATTTTCATAATATCTACATAGCTAAATATCTACCTTGTATCTATATGATTtaataacatttatatcataCTGTATATCACTTCATGTCTAttatactaaagggtgtttttttagagctatagaactttaaattgcaataaaaaaaacgaTGGctaattcgattgacatgaattttatttatccgcaagataatcttgtggcattacattttaaatatgatttctggcatatgaccgccacggctggctcagatgtagtccaatctggacgtccaattttcgatgactttctccaacatttgtggccgtatatcggcaataacacggcgaatgttgtctcccaaatggtcaagggtttgtggcttatccgcatagaccaatgactttacatagccccacagaaagtagtctagcggtgttaaatcacaagatcttggaggccaattcacaggtccaaaaagtgaaattaggcggtcaccaaacgtgtctttcaataaatcaattgtggcacgagctgtgtgacatgttgcgccgtcttgttggaaccacagcttctggacatcatggttgttcaattcaggaataaaaaagttagtaatcatggctctataccgatcaccattgactgtaacgttctggccatcatcgtttttaaagaagtacggaccaatgattccgccagcccataaagcgcaccaaacagtcagtttttctgcatgaaacggtgtttcgacatacacttgaggattagctccactccaaatgcggcagttttgtttgttgacgtagatattcaaccagaagtgcgcttcatcgctaaacaaaataaaatggacgtagtgcgcgatacgtattccgcacagaaccattactttggaaatgaaatttcactatttgcaagcgttgttcaggcatgtgtctattcatgatgaattgccaaaccaaactgagaataaatcacttgacagctgataaatcggtcgccatcttgaacagtaatgccaatttaaaattatatacctcgaaaaaaacacccattacaagTAAAAAATAGGTGTTAAGGTTTCATACCTTTTTCACATTGTAAAGAATAGAACGCCCTGAAACCAATGTGTTGGAGGTCAAAACCTTTTCCAGCATCTGAAAGCTTGTTGTAGATAGGGATACAGAAGGCTACAGGTATATGTAGTTGATATCCTAATTCTCCTACAAAACTTATTCTCATAGCTCTGCAAATATGGCCATTTATTTTAATCAGTTGGGACATTCCCAAAGGAAACCTATCATCTGTTATAGGGAAATCTGTGACAGATTGTAGTAATTGCCGACTGAAAGtaaataacaaatttatatttaaaataacTATTATCAAATAAGCAACACATATagattgattttttcattcaaccaATATTAGTTGGATTAAAATGCAAGAAGTTTACCTTTTAGGTCCTTGAAGAGAAAGGATTCCCATTCTATCTGTAGTGTCTGTAATAACGGccttgaaatttttctttatcaATTCTTTCCTTATGTGATTTACTGCTTGTGGTCCACTTTCTCCGCAAGCTACTACATAATAGCCCTTGCcctagaattaaaaaaaaataagaataaaagCTTTAATATGGAATAAACTCATGAAAATCTAATAGACGTCAGCTGACTCCAAGTTGTAGTTAATGATGACAAGTTTTACATAAGTTACAAACCTTCATAATTGGACCGACAAGGGTACCAACTCCTTCACTGAGTTGTGTTACAGTACAATCAGCTTCAATACCACCTTTGCTGTTCAAAAGACACGAGTAAGCAACCCTGCCTGTACCAAGATCTGTATCAACAGTGAACAGCCAGTCTGCAGCCTCTTGCGCGTCTGGACCAGTTAGGTACATCTTGGTGAAGTGGGAGAGGTTGAAGAGACCAACACTGTTTCTGATCGACAGAGCCTCTTCGCCGATCTGTAAAACAAGTTATTGAATTATCTAGTATTTGTTTTGAAAAGTTGGAGTTACAAAAATTTAACATTCTTACGGCATGATGGTGTGCAGAGAATCCAAAGGTCCTGTCTCCTTCAAGTTCTTTTTCGTATCTGTTATCCGGATTCTTGACATGATCGTAGGCTCCATACCAATCGTAACTCCTAACAGGAACTGTACGGTCTTTAACGTAGTAGGAAGGTCTCTCAACGCCCTGTACTTGCTCCATAACAGCTCCCCTAGCCACTAGAGCctgtgaaaataatgaattattaataTATTACCAGTTAGAGTGCTCTAGGAAGTTGTTGAGACATCAGTGAACCTTTTTATGGTATTTTATCTGCAAGCTCTGGTGATGGTACACCTTTCCCATTAGTGTTAAATCTATATACACGGTGTCCCGTAGaaaccacgtcaaaccgagagaGAATGTAGAtcgaaggataacccacctactatgacaaaattcccattataaaagtcttaccgttttcgagatattttttttttgtttggaaaataatgaatttttgcccctttcaatagttttgtccttacggttggtacaatttaacacctttttggttaatttttttcggtaaaatattactgaagaatgattttaacgttaacattaaaaacatcctccgaacattttgaagggggctatgagaaatattttcattggaaattttggtagtgaattattttgttcatgaggtttagcccatcgtagtggaaccaaaatgtaccaagctactgctgcacattaaaccaataaattgtctattttatagtgatttcaaaaaggtatcgaaCAAGTCATTtcttattcaaagaaaaaagatatggctgtttttattcaaatgggtacgtctgacaaaatcaagtttgtcaattctgttaagaaatcttcgatgttgcattacttagtgaacgaTGGCAATTGTgcacgtgcgaaaatattactcgcataattattcacctcaacgaaattcaattttgccggcaaattttgcgaaaacatcatgcagatccagatttttttaataagatcatttggagtgaCGAGTCTTTCTGTACCAAAGATGGGttcatgaatctccacaatttgcatagctggaatatcataaatccacacgaggtgagggaagatatcgattcaagatcattttatggactggaatatttaatggtgcaattttgggcccgatcgaactgcccccatcactgaacgcaaacaattatttggaatttttaaccaattttattggaagatgtgccactgacgctgcgacgtagtctgtggtttcaacatgatggatgcccagcacattacggactcgaagttaccgcacatttgaatagaactgaTTCctaccggtggattggaagaggaggtgaaattttgtggcctccttgttcacctgacctaaatcctatggacttttattattggggctgcctgaaaaacaaaatatacgccacacccatacgtgatgatgccgaattgagagaacgcatccgcaattcggcttcatcacgtatgggtgttgcgtatactttgtcttttaggcagccccaatattacaagtccagaggatttaggtcttcatgtacccatccttagTACAGGatgactcgtcgctccaaatgatcttattaaaaaaatctggatctgcatgatattttcgcaaaatttgccggaaaaattgaatttcgaggTGAATAAtaatgcgagtaatattttcgcacgtaaacaattgccattgttcactaagtaatgcaatatcgaagatttcttaacagaattgacaaacttgattttgtcagaaacatacccatttggataaatacagccatatcttt is drawn from Harmonia axyridis chromosome 7, icHarAxyr1.1, whole genome shotgun sequence and contains these coding sequences:
- the LOC123684137 gene encoding pre-mRNA-splicing factor 18, giving the protein MEALKAEIARKRKIIEELTVVEPAKKYFSKGDFIAKEREEYIKKFGLPLQGEEKTSVENKSDSAESNVDDHLLPRQEVITRLRDREEPILLFGETELDAFKRLRKDELLEPEARGFRNDFQEAMEKVDQDYLQDLLKNAKDEDQKKPSGSKEQKCLSHEEIVELSKKMGRGNREHDMTTIVHFINLILKLWNDQLQNRMTEEKMGTKGKLQRATYTQTQVYLKPLLRKLKSFSLPDDILDSLTEIVVHLLNRNYLKASGAYLQMAIGNAPWPIGVTMVGIHARTGREKIFSKNVAHVMNDETQRKYIQALKRLMTKCQEYFPTDPSKCVEYAAFGETQAEPSTSQS